CGGTTTGACAAGGCGTTTAAGGTGCAAGCGGTTAAAATGGCGGCTGAAGAAGGCCAAAAAGCCTCAGAGGTAGCCCGCTCTTTGGGAATCCATGCCAATGTGTTTTACAACTGGAAAAGGAAGTATGCCCAGGATGGTGATAAAGCGTTTGTCGGTAAGGGCCA
Above is a window of Deltaproteobacteria bacterium DNA encoding:
- a CDS encoding transposase, coding for MEGEKVRLKRFDKAFKVQAVKMAAEEGQKASEVARSLGIHANVFYNWKRKYAQDGDKAFVGKG